One window from the genome of Acinetobacter sp. LoGeW2-3 encodes:
- a CDS encoding 2-keto-4-pentenoate hydratase — MSNSAVVESVAQALRSAELSKTAIAPIRPQLGGESADVDIAYAVQEVNTERALSEGRRLVGRKIGLTSKVVQAQLGVDQPDFGMLFADMAYGDGEAIPAGLLIQPKVEAEIALVIKEDLTKAKHTYADIISATDYALPAVEVVDSRIENWKISLIDTVADNASSAAFVLGSKPVKLENLDLVNCKMVMTRGEEVVSQGVGKACLANPLNAAVWLADEMVRRGRPLLKGDIILTGALGPMVVAQPGDEFKVEIEGFGSVTAAFAAE; from the coding sequence ATGTCGAATTCTGCTGTCGTTGAATCAGTTGCTCAAGCATTACGTAGCGCTGAATTGTCAAAAACTGCGATCGCACCGATCCGCCCACAATTGGGTGGCGAAAGTGCTGACGTGGATATCGCATACGCCGTTCAGGAAGTTAACACAGAGCGTGCATTGTCTGAAGGTCGCCGTTTGGTTGGTCGTAAAATCGGTCTAACCTCTAAAGTTGTTCAAGCGCAACTCGGTGTAGACCAACCTGACTTCGGTATGTTGTTTGCCGACATGGCCTATGGCGATGGTGAAGCGATTCCTGCAGGTCTATTGATTCAACCGAAAGTTGAAGCAGAAATTGCATTGGTGATCAAAGAAGATTTAACCAAAGCAAAACACACGTATGCAGACATCATCAGTGCAACTGATTATGCATTGCCTGCGGTAGAAGTAGTGGATAGCCGTATCGAAAACTGGAAAATCAGCCTGATTGATACAGTGGCTGATAATGCATCTTCTGCTGCATTCGTTCTGGGCTCTAAGCCTGTAAAACTTGAAAACCTTGACCTTGTGAATTGCAAGATGGTCATGACTCGCGGTGAAGAAGTGGTTTCTCAAGGCGTGGGTAAAGCATGTCTGGCAAATCCACTAAATGCTGCTGTATGGCTGGCTGACGAAATGGTACGTCGCGGTCGTCCATTATTAAAAGGCGACATCATTCTGACTGGTGCTTTAGGTCCAATGGTTGTGGCTCAGCCGGGCGATGAATTCAAAGTTGAAATTGAAGGCTTTGGTTCAGTAACAGCTGCTTTTGCTGCTGAATAA
- a CDS encoding sulfite exporter TauE/SafE family protein: MTQAEWIVLCLCAVAALLHGLSGFGFPMMSTAVLSSQYPLSLAVTLVILPCLLLNLLMLNADPQHSLLQSIRYYLKHYWPLILSSLLGSLLGVKLLLWLNEGYLKLLLGTVIVFYVLDQLRSKPLQSSPHVLSMLCFGLLAGVIGGATNAMAPFLMMYLLSCQLSKTDIVIISNLNFIVSKLIQLLLLFPILLQINSQQQSILIGITIFALIGVWIGGKIRHRLSQQHFKFLVLGLLAVLGVQTLWQSAALLQHSSQLLLN, from the coding sequence ATGACGCAGGCTGAATGGATTGTACTGTGCTTGTGTGCTGTAGCAGCCCTGTTGCATGGCTTAAGCGGTTTTGGCTTCCCGATGATGAGCACGGCGGTACTCTCCAGCCAATACCCGTTGAGTCTGGCCGTCACATTGGTGATTCTCCCCTGTCTACTCTTGAATCTATTGATGCTGAATGCTGATCCCCAGCACAGTCTGCTGCAAAGTATCCGCTATTATTTAAAACATTATTGGCCTCTGATTTTAAGCAGCCTCTTGGGAAGCCTACTCGGAGTAAAACTGCTGCTGTGGCTAAATGAAGGCTATCTCAAACTGCTGCTCGGCACAGTTATTGTATTTTATGTCCTGGATCAGCTTCGTTCTAAACCGCTCCAGAGTAGTCCGCATGTGCTGAGCATGCTGTGTTTTGGCTTATTGGCTGGCGTAATTGGCGGAGCGACCAATGCCATGGCTCCTTTCCTGATGATGTATCTGCTCAGTTGCCAGCTCAGCAAAACCGATATTGTCATTATCAGTAACCTGAATTTCATTGTCAGTAAACTGATCCAGTTGCTATTACTGTTCCCGATCCTGCTCCAGATCAATTCACAACAGCAATCTATCCTGATCGGCATTACTATTTTTGCCTTAATCGGGGTCTGGATTGGCGGGAAAATCCGTCATCGCTTATCACAGCAGCATTTCAAATTCCTGGTGCTTGGCTTACTGGCAGTCTTAGGGGTACAGACACTGTGGCAGAGCGCTGCATTATTACAACATTCAAGTCAGCTTCTTTTAAATTAG
- a CDS encoding Rne/Rng family ribonuclease has product MKRMLINATHAEEIRVALVTGQRLYDFDLENRTREQKKSNIYKGHVTRVEPSLEAVFVEYGAGRQGFLSMREIANTYYKADPRQTSNIRELITEGTELLVQVEKEERGNKGAALSTFISLAGRYLVLMPNNPKGGGISRQISGSVREELKEMLASLNVPRGMSVIVRTAGIGRSQEELQLDLQHLMDLWAQIQSTANSGPSPMLVHQEAGVVTRAIRDYLRDDVAEILIDSEQAYNEAYNFVKAVMPRQLDKLKTYTLNEPLFAHFGIESQIQTAYEREVKLPSGGSIVIDQTEALVSIDINSAKSTRGQDVEDTALNTNLEAAEEIARQLRLRDIGGLVVIDFIDMTKDRNQRMVEAKLREATQSDRARIQFGQLSRFGLMEMSRQRLRPSLEEATGYVCPRCHGTGMVRDLRSLSLSIMRKVEEIALRERHGEVQVEVPVEIAAFLLNEKRHSLVYLEQTSSTRVTVLPHPHLETPHYEISYNPEGFAPTSYERTEATRSSEKELGYESSEWHLEEEQHAQQAAAQAPAQQQNNGRNNKRRNNQNQNQNAQQAPVAQQAPAAQVAAPAASPCAWLENLFVQKQAATVDQSRTANNAAAAIEQMINGGAVSRGQFGQVAAPVAQPAPQHTAQPAPQPAAAPSSNAYLAPSTVAHKPERDLAEKAEREEKSQRSHKKQRNNKHKEQREPQQHDNAPQQVHEEVVQLSRQEQRQEQREQKRKNPRHQQEHNQDAQAEQQTAVPRRDRRNQQRPERPNRHRDQSVLNEQAAAPQAPAVVEAPAANEQQVRVELIDAPRQDVTPTAMVVNVDQGQSEIVALNGTTPVVAAPTETAPEKAPAVATMAAELKEKTETVDLTEAPAPAAALEQATPKAEKARASNDPRQRRRDRRAAQGQQASQAAQLRPSQVPTLGQYTVGSLIRHVYGEDCSVLIEQFGLMATFNRALDKFTKQYNESVVTAATAEKKPVTRDVEVSKAQPEPEPAPVLDLTPPKPVSEKRVANDPRERRRLAKLAAEQALVQAKQAAQSEEKTEQAAQSEEKTEQAVAEPAAEAQAVAAQSAETVEVLNAEQPTKATPEQVVEAAAAPTETEAPATAETATEEVAPAAENTAEATEVKAETVETEAEKAEKSPARPRRPRGRPPKKANTATES; this is encoded by the coding sequence ATGAAACGTATGTTGATTAATGCAACACATGCCGAAGAAATTCGCGTTGCACTTGTCACTGGTCAGCGTCTTTACGATTTTGATTTAGAGAATCGTACCCGTGAACAAAAGAAATCTAATATCTATAAAGGTCACGTGACTCGCGTTGAACCTTCTTTAGAAGCTGTATTCGTTGAATACGGTGCGGGTCGTCAAGGTTTCTTGTCGATGCGTGAAATTGCCAATACTTATTACAAAGCAGATCCTCGCCAAACTTCAAATATCCGCGAACTGATTACTGAAGGCACTGAGCTTTTGGTACAGGTGGAAAAAGAAGAACGTGGTAATAAAGGTGCTGCCCTTTCTACTTTCATCTCTTTAGCTGGCCGTTATTTGGTTCTTATGCCAAATAACCCGAAAGGTGGCGGTATCAGCCGTCAGATTTCGGGTTCAGTTCGTGAAGAATTGAAAGAAATGCTAGCCTCTTTAAATGTGCCACGTGGTATGAGCGTAATTGTTCGTACCGCAGGGATCGGTCGTTCTCAAGAAGAACTGCAACTTGATCTTCAACATTTGATGGATCTTTGGGCACAAATCCAAAGTACTGCAAACTCTGGCCCATCACCTATGCTGGTACACCAGGAAGCAGGTGTAGTGACTCGTGCCATCCGTGACTATTTACGTGATGACGTTGCTGAAATCTTAATTGATTCTGAGCAAGCGTATAACGAAGCCTATAACTTCGTAAAAGCAGTAATGCCACGTCAGCTAGACAAGCTAAAAACTTATACTTTAAATGAGCCTTTATTCGCTCACTTCGGTATCGAAAGCCAAATCCAAACTGCTTATGAACGTGAAGTAAAACTTCCTTCTGGCGGTTCGATTGTGATCGACCAAACTGAAGCATTAGTGTCAATCGATATCAACTCAGCAAAATCAACGCGTGGTCAGGACGTTGAAGATACAGCGTTAAATACCAACCTTGAAGCTGCTGAAGAAATTGCCCGCCAATTACGTTTACGTGATATCGGTGGTCTGGTTGTAATCGATTTCATTGACATGACCAAAGACCGCAACCAGCGTATGGTTGAAGCGAAACTGCGTGAAGCAACACAAAGCGACCGCGCACGTATCCAGTTCGGTCAATTGTCTCGTTTCGGTTTGATGGAAATGAGCCGTCAACGTCTGCGCCCTTCTCTGGAAGAAGCAACTGGCTATGTATGCCCACGTTGTCATGGCACAGGTATGGTTCGTGACCTGCGTTCTCTATCACTTTCTATCATGCGTAAAGTGGAAGAGATTGCACTGCGTGAACGTCATGGTGAAGTTCAGGTTGAAGTACCGGTTGAAATCGCAGCATTCTTATTGAATGAAAAACGTCACAGCTTGGTTTACCTGGAACAAACTTCAAGTACTCGTGTGACTGTATTGCCGCATCCGCACTTGGAAACGCCACATTACGAGATTTCTTATAATCCTGAAGGTTTCGCACCGACTAGCTATGAACGCACTGAAGCAACACGTTCAAGTGAAAAAGAACTGGGTTATGAGTCTTCTGAATGGCATTTAGAAGAAGAGCAACATGCTCAACAAGCCGCAGCTCAAGCCCCTGCGCAACAACAAAACAACGGCAGAAATAATAAACGTCGCAATAACCAAAATCAAAACCAGAATGCACAACAAGCACCCGTTGCTCAACAGGCACCTGCTGCTCAAGTTGCTGCTCCTGCAGCCAGCCCATGTGCATGGTTAGAAAACCTGTTTGTACAAAAACAGGCGGCTACTGTTGATCAATCTCGCACTGCCAATAATGCAGCTGCTGCGATTGAACAAATGATCAATGGCGGCGCGGTAAGTCGTGGTCAATTCGGTCAAGTTGCTGCACCTGTTGCTCAACCAGCACCGCAACATACCGCTCAACCAGCACCACAACCTGCTGCTGCACCAAGCAGTAATGCTTATCTTGCACCATCCACTGTGGCGCATAAGCCAGAGCGTGATCTTGCTGAAAAAGCTGAACGTGAAGAAAAATCACAACGCAGCCATAAAAAACAGCGCAACAACAAGCATAAAGAGCAGCGCGAGCCGCAACAACACGACAATGCACCGCAACAAGTGCATGAAGAAGTGGTTCAGTTGTCTCGTCAGGAACAGCGTCAAGAACAACGTGAGCAAAAGCGCAAGAATCCGCGCCATCAGCAAGAGCACAATCAAGATGCCCAAGCTGAACAGCAAACTGCTGTACCACGTCGTGACCGTCGCAACCAGCAACGCCCAGAACGACCAAATCGCCACCGCGATCAAAGCGTGCTGAATGAACAGGCTGCTGCACCTCAAGCTCCTGCTGTTGTTGAAGCACCAGCTGCTAACGAACAGCAAGTCCGTGTAGAATTGATTGATGCACCGCGTCAAGACGTTACACCAACAGCAATGGTGGTAAATGTCGATCAGGGCCAAAGCGAAATCGTGGCACTGAACGGTACTACACCTGTAGTGGCTGCTCCTACTGAAACTGCACCTGAAAAGGCGCCAGCTGTAGCAACAATGGCAGCAGAACTGAAAGAAAAAACTGAAACGGTTGATCTGACTGAAGCCCCTGCTCCAGCAGCAGCGCTTGAACAGGCAACGCCGAAAGCTGAAAAAGCTCGTGCCAGCAATGACCCACGTCAACGTCGTCGTGACCGTCGTGCCGCACAAGGCCAACAGGCTTCTCAAGCCGCTCAGCTTCGTCCTTCACAAGTACCGACCCTCGGTCAGTACACTGTAGGCAGCCTGATCCGCCATGTATACGGTGAAGACTGTTCAGTACTGATTGAACAGTTCGGTCTGATGGCAACTTTCAACCGTGCGCTAGACAAGTTCACGAAGCAATATAACGAAAGTGTTGTTACTGCAGCGACTGCCGAGAAAAAACCGGTAACGCGTGATGTGGAAGTGAGTAAAGCGCAACCAGAACCAGAACCAGCGCCGGTACTAGATCTGACTCCACCAAAACCGGTATCAGAAAAGCGTGTAGCAAACGATCCGCGTGAGCGTCGTCGTTTAGCTAAACTTGCTGCTGAACAAGCACTGGTACAAGCTAAACAGGCTGCTCAGTCAGAAGAAAAAACTGAACAGGCTGCTCAGTCAGAAGAAAAAACTGAACAGGCTGTTGCTGAACCAGCAGCAGAAGCTCAAGCTGTTGCAGCACAGTCTGCAGAAACTGTAGAAGTGCTGAATGCTGAACAGCCGACGAAAGCAACACCTGAACAGGTTGTTGAAGCAGCTGCGGCACCTACTGAAACAGAAGCACCTGCTACGGCAGAAACAGCAACTGAAGAAGTCGCACCAGCAGCTGAAAATACCGCTGAAGCAACTGAAGTGAAAGCTGAAACAGTGGAAACGGAAGCGGAAAAGGCAGAGAAATCTCCTGCCCGTCCACGTCGCCCACGTGGCCGTCCACCGAAGAAAGCCAATACTGCAACTGAGTCATAA
- a CDS encoding acetaldehyde dehydrogenase (acetylating), with protein sequence MKKIKCALIGPGNIGTDLLYKLQRSEWLEPVWMVGIDPTSEGLARAAKMGLKTTAEGVEGLLPHVIEDDIKIAFDATSAYVHAENSRKLNELGVLMIDLTPAAIGPYCVPPVNLEALLEQGEVPNVNMVTCGGQATIPMVAAISRVQPVNYGEIIATVSTKSVGPGTRKNIDEFTRTTAGAIEKVGGAKQGKAIIIINPAEPPLMMRDTVHCLVEGEPDQAAITESVHAMIKEVQKYVPGYKLVNGPVFDGNRVSIFLEVEGLGDFLPKYAGNLDIMTAAAARTAEMFAERVLNAVEA encoded by the coding sequence ATGAAAAAGATTAAATGTGCATTGATCGGTCCAGGTAATATTGGTACTGATTTGCTTTATAAACTGCAACGTAGCGAATGGTTAGAACCAGTATGGATGGTGGGTATCGACCCAACTTCTGAAGGTCTGGCGCGTGCAGCGAAAATGGGTTTAAAAACCACTGCTGAAGGCGTAGAAGGTCTACTTCCTCATGTCATTGAAGACGACATCAAAATTGCATTTGATGCAACTTCTGCTTATGTACATGCTGAAAACAGCCGTAAGCTGAACGAGCTTGGCGTGTTAATGATTGACTTAACACCAGCTGCGATCGGTCCATACTGCGTACCACCTGTAAACCTTGAAGCTTTACTTGAACAAGGTGAAGTGCCAAACGTAAACATGGTGACTTGTGGCGGTCAGGCAACTATTCCTATGGTTGCAGCGATTTCTCGCGTTCAGCCTGTAAACTATGGCGAAATCATCGCAACTGTATCTACTAAATCAGTTGGTCCTGGTACGCGTAAAAACATCGACGAATTCACTCGTACTACTGCAGGTGCGATTGAGAAAGTCGGTGGTGCGAAACAAGGTAAAGCGATCATCATCATTAACCCTGCTGAGCCACCATTGATGATGCGTGACACTGTTCACTGCTTGGTTGAGGGTGAACCAGATCAGGCTGCGATCACTGAATCTGTACATGCCATGATCAAAGAAGTTCAAAAATACGTACCAGGCTACAAACTGGTCAATGGTCCAGTATTTGATGGCAACCGCGTATCGATCTTCCTTGAAGTTGAAGGTCTGGGTGATTTCCTGCCTAAATATGCAGGTAACCTCGACATTATGACTGCAGCAGCTGCACGTACCGCAGAAATGTTCGCAGAACGTGTTTTAAATGCAGTTGAAGCTTAA
- a CDS encoding HAD-IA family hydrolase, with amino-acid sequence MNSPVKLVIFDWDGTLFDSVGQIVSSLQFAAQQFQQPLTDADAKSIIGLGLPEVAQLLFPSVPELHADILQAYSDHYVANSVEDAWFEGVSEMLYALKDEGIKLAVATGKSRKGLDRVLNQTKSVDLFHATRAASETRSKPDPLMLAEILAETNVHAHEAIMVGDTSYDLEMALNIAMPSVGVAYGVHTPETLAQFNPLSIVNDVSSLHEFLLAKVQWKEAI; translated from the coding sequence ATGAATTCCCCTGTAAAACTGGTCATTTTTGATTGGGATGGCACTTTATTTGATTCAGTAGGTCAGATCGTGTCGAGCCTGCAGTTTGCCGCACAGCAATTTCAGCAACCGTTAACTGATGCAGACGCCAAAAGCATTATCGGGCTGGGTTTGCCAGAAGTGGCGCAGCTACTATTTCCAAGTGTGCCAGAATTACATGCTGATATTTTGCAAGCCTATTCAGATCATTATGTGGCGAACTCTGTTGAAGATGCCTGGTTTGAGGGTGTTTCTGAAATGCTTTATGCCTTAAAAGACGAGGGAATCAAACTAGCTGTTGCTACAGGTAAAAGCCGTAAAGGTTTAGATCGAGTGCTCAATCAGACCAAGAGTGTGGACCTATTTCATGCCACCCGTGCTGCCAGTGAAACACGCTCCAAACCTGATCCTTTAATGCTGGCTGAAATTCTGGCAGAAACAAATGTACATGCGCATGAAGCAATTATGGTGGGGGATACCTCTTACGACCTGGAAATGGCGCTGAATATTGCCATGCCAAGTGTAGGTGTGGCTTATGGCGTACATACACCAGAAACTTTGGCGCAGTTTAATCCACTGTCGATTGTGAATGATGTCAGCAGCTTACATGAGTTTTTATTGGCTAAAGTCCAATGGAAGGAAGCAATTTAA
- a CDS encoding RluA family pseudouridine synthase, with product MNSTQQWQNVTWFEVDEHQDGQRIDNFLFSRLKGVPKSRIYRLIREGQVRVNKKRIKAETKLAIGDQIRVAPIRYEQKDESAAPVSDKVAQGLLARVIYEDEGLMVVNKPSGIAVHGGSGVAYGLIEGLRAATGKKYLELIHRIDRDTSGLVMISKKRSVLKTLQDLLREHKIKKTYAAVVKGQVSLDKQLIDAPLHRYELSNGERRVRVSKEGKDSKTQWNVQERFMHATLVYASPLSGRTHQIRVHGLSIGHPLVGDEKYGHETEYRGPKPRRLCLHAMRLEIPGYPTIEAPLPEDMQSLVAQLRAQKADKVVTPAEDDE from the coding sequence ATGAATTCTACGCAACAATGGCAAAACGTCACGTGGTTTGAGGTGGATGAACACCAAGATGGACAGCGAATCGATAATTTCCTGTTTAGCCGTCTGAAAGGTGTACCCAAAAGCCGCATCTATCGTTTGATCCGTGAAGGCCAGGTTCGCGTCAATAAAAAACGAATTAAGGCAGAAACTAAACTGGCGATTGGTGACCAGATTCGTGTCGCGCCCATCCGTTATGAACAAAAAGATGAATCTGCTGCGCCAGTGTCTGACAAGGTGGCACAAGGTCTGTTGGCACGTGTGATTTATGAAGATGAAGGCTTGATGGTGGTGAATAAACCATCGGGTATTGCTGTGCATGGCGGTAGCGGCGTGGCCTATGGTCTGATCGAAGGCTTGCGTGCAGCAACGGGTAAAAAATACCTAGAACTCATCCACCGTATTGACCGTGATACGTCTGGTCTGGTGATGATCTCGAAAAAACGTAGCGTGCTGAAAACTCTGCAAGATTTATTACGTGAACATAAGATTAAAAAAACCTATGCAGCAGTGGTAAAAGGTCAAGTCAGCCTGGACAAGCAATTAATTGATGCACCTTTACATCGTTATGAGCTTTCGAATGGCGAACGTCGTGTCCGTGTCTCTAAAGAAGGTAAGGATTCGAAAACCCAGTGGAATGTGCAGGAACGTTTTATGCATGCAACACTGGTGTATGCATCTCCACTTTCTGGTCGTACCCATCAGATTCGTGTACATGGTTTAAGTATTGGTCATCCACTGGTGGGTGATGAGAAATACGGTCATGAAACTGAATATCGTGGTCCAAAACCTCGTCGTTTATGTTTGCATGCCATGCGTCTAGAGATTCCAGGTTATCCGACCATCGAAGCACCATTACCGGAAGATATGCAGAGTCTTGTAGCTCAGCTTCGTGCGCAAAAGGCGGATAAGGTAGTAACGCCCGCGGAAGATGATGAGTAA
- a CDS encoding PspC domain-containing protein has product MANVGLYRSNRSNMIAGVMGGIAERFGWNANLLRLIFVVISVMSAAFPGILVYLVLWLVMPKKKTMVEHTPYQSMGYQRPIRDVNKDPL; this is encoded by the coding sequence ATGGCCAATGTTGGTTTATATCGCTCTAACCGCTCTAACATGATTGCAGGTGTGATGGGTGGTATTGCTGAACGTTTTGGTTGGAATGCAAATCTACTGCGTCTGATTTTTGTGGTGATCTCAGTGATGAGTGCCGCTTTCCCAGGTATCCTGGTTTACCTTGTGCTTTGGCTGGTAATGCCAAAAAAGAAAACTATGGTTGAACATACCCCGTATCAGTCTATGGGCTATCAACGACCAATTCGTGATGTAAATAAAGATCCGCTGTAA
- a CDS encoding long-chain-acyl-CoA synthetase codes for MSQTTQHDLIGIADVAAKIPAFLKKVPNLVNGLRQAYLRTPNTAAGLGLAFEKAVQRNPEGIALRFEDQSFSYVELNGWANQIAHYYLSLGAKKGDVVALMVENRPEVIASVIGLAKLGVTIALLNTSQVGKVLAHSINLVKPIAVIVGDECHAAVAEIRDELNIAADRFHWFADQPTQQNPGQAPEGFVNLAEVIDTFPKFNPSTTHNVQGKDGLFYIYTSGTTGLPKAVIFTNSRWTLAYGTYGHVLNLGTEDVMYCTLPLYHATGMVVCWCGVIAGAGTFAIRRKFSTSSFWKDVQKFDASAIGYVGELCRYLMDAPSSPLEKGHRVKKMIGNGMRPNIWDKFKARFGIEEVLELYASSEGNVGFSNVFNFDNTVGFSPTPYAIIEFDKDKNEPVRDAKGWCKRVKKGETGLLIGKITRRSPFDGYTDPEKNKSVIMKDVFCKGDAFFNTGDLVRNIGFRHAQFVDRLGDTFRWKGENVSTTEVENMLTEYDKIVEAVVYGVEIPNTNGRAGMAAITLKPETELTDTDLKDMLSCFKKCLPAYAVPVFLRVQQQVETTGTFKYQKNKLKEQAFDPSKTDERLLVCLPGSDAYCDVTAEVFANIQAYQYRF; via the coding sequence ATGAGCCAAACCACACAACATGATCTGATTGGTATTGCTGATGTCGCAGCCAAAATCCCCGCTTTCCTGAAAAAAGTGCCGAACTTGGTAAATGGACTTAGGCAGGCTTATTTACGTACCCCCAATACTGCTGCAGGTCTGGGCCTCGCCTTTGAGAAAGCCGTACAGCGTAATCCGGAAGGCATTGCCCTACGTTTTGAAGATCAGAGCTTTAGCTATGTTGAACTGAATGGCTGGGCGAACCAGATTGCACACTACTACCTGTCACTCGGTGCGAAAAAAGGTGATGTGGTTGCGCTGATGGTCGAGAACCGCCCTGAAGTGATCGCGAGTGTGATTGGCCTGGCCAAGCTCGGTGTGACTATTGCCCTACTGAATACTTCACAAGTGGGTAAAGTTCTGGCGCATAGCATTAACCTGGTCAAACCAATTGCCGTGATTGTGGGTGATGAATGTCATGCTGCAGTTGCCGAGATTCGTGATGAACTAAATATCGCAGCGGATCGCTTCCACTGGTTTGCTGATCAACCGACCCAGCAAAACCCAGGTCAGGCACCTGAAGGTTTTGTGAATTTGGCTGAAGTGATTGATACTTTCCCAAAATTTAATCCATCGACTACGCACAATGTGCAAGGCAAAGATGGCCTGTTCTACATCTACACTTCCGGTACAACTGGCCTACCAAAAGCCGTGATCTTCACCAATAGCCGTTGGACCCTTGCTTATGGTACTTATGGTCACGTGCTGAATCTGGGTACAGAAGATGTGATGTATTGCACCCTGCCACTGTACCATGCGACTGGCATGGTGGTGTGCTGGTGTGGCGTGATTGCCGGTGCAGGAACCTTTGCGATTCGCCGTAAATTCTCGACCTCTTCATTCTGGAAAGATGTACAAAAATTTGATGCTTCTGCGATTGGTTATGTCGGTGAACTGTGCCGTTACCTGATGGATGCCCCTTCTTCTCCACTAGAGAAAGGTCATCGTGTTAAGAAAATGATCGGGAACGGCATGCGCCCGAATATCTGGGATAAATTCAAAGCCCGTTTTGGCATTGAAGAAGTGCTTGAGTTGTATGCATCTAGCGAAGGCAATGTTGGCTTCAGTAACGTATTCAACTTTGACAATACCGTCGGCTTCTCTCCTACCCCGTATGCCATTATTGAATTCGATAAAGATAAAAACGAGCCGGTACGGGATGCCAAAGGCTGGTGTAAGCGCGTCAAAAAAGGTGAAACAGGCCTGTTGATCGGCAAAATCACCCGCCGCTCTCCATTTGATGGCTATACCGACCCGGAAAAGAACAAGTCTGTGATTATGAAAGACGTGTTCTGTAAAGGTGATGCTTTCTTTAATACGGGCGACTTGGTGCGTAACATCGGTTTCCGTCATGCACAGTTTGTCGACCGTCTCGGCGATACCTTCCGCTGGAAAGGTGAAAATGTCTCTACCACTGAAGTGGAAAACATGCTGACCGAGTATGACAAGATTGTAGAAGCCGTGGTTTATGGTGTAGAAATTCCAAATACCAATGGTCGTGCCGGTATGGCAGCCATTACCCTAAAACCGGAGACTGAGCTGACCGATACTGACCTGAAAGACATGCTAAGCTGCTTCAAGAAATGCCTGCCTGCTTATGCGGTGCCAGTATTCTTGCGTGTACAGCAACAGGTCGAAACCACGGGCACCTTTAAATACCAGAAAAATAAATTGAAAGAACAAGCATTTGACCCGAGCAAAACTGATGAACGTTTACTGGTCTGCTTACCAGGATCGGATGCATATTGTGATGTCACGGCAGAGGTTTTTGCCAATATACAGGCCTATCAATATCGCTTCTAA